GTCGGTCGCCGACTGCTCGTTCACCCGGATCGTACGGAGCGAGTCCGGGCGTCGAAATCGTAAAGTCGAAGAGTTCGATCGTGTACGGCCGAGCGAAGATCCCGATGAAGATGAACAGTGCGAGGATCGCCAGCCCAATCTGACCGAGTCGGTCGCCTTCGAATACCTCGAATCGCTGGCGGAGCGATGCGAATCGCTCGCCGGCGCTGGTCGTCGTGCTGTCGGTTGGTGACGGTTGTTCGGTGCTCATTCGTACTCCACCCTCGGATCGAGGTAGACGTAGGCGAGGTCAGCGACGAAGTTCATGATGATCACGACCGATCCCATGAGGAAGAACGCCGCCATCGCCAGCGGATAGTCGTTGTTGTTTACCGCACTCACCATCTCACGACCCATTCCGGGCCAGTTGAAGACGGTCTCGATGACGACCGAGCCACCCATCGCAGTGCCGGTCGCGATCGCTGCGACCGTCACGATCGGCAGGATCGAGTTGCGAGCGGCGTGCTTGTACAGCACCGTCCGCTCTGGCAGCCCCTCTGCCTTCTTGATCTCGATGAAGTCGGCGTTCAGGACGTCGAGCATCGTCGAGCGCATAAGCAGCGTCGGCGTCGCTAGATAGGCAATCGCACCGGTCAGCGCCGGCAGGAACAGGTGGCGCAGGAAGTCAAGCGAGCCGTACCGGTCGATGAAGCCGCCGCCGAGCTCACCACCCGTCGTGCGCATCCCACTCGAGGGGAACCAGCCGAGCCAGAAGACGAACACGGACAGCAGGACGATGCCGACCCAGAACTCCGGTGAAGAGCGGGCGACGAGCGTCACGACGATGCCGCCGCGTTCGAATCGGGAGTCGCGCCACCAGCCCATGAGGGCACCAAAGGTGATGCCGATAACGTAGGCGAAGATGAGCGCCGTCGCCAT
The DNA window shown above is from Natrialba magadii ATCC 43099 and carries:
- a CDS encoding ABC transporter permease; the protein is MGLRAYVVRRCLQLVVTFWAFFTLLFVLFRMMPGDPTSMFIMDGMTPEQREQRIAELGLNEPLHVQYIEYIRQLLTGDFGQSFIYNDPVTSIIAVRFMNTIVLMATALIFAYVIGITFGALMGWWRDSRFERGGIVVTLVARSSPEFWVGIVLLSVFVFWLGWFPSSGMRTTGGELGGGFIDRYGSLDFLRHLFLPALTGAIAYLATPTLLMRSTMLDVLNADFIEIKKAEGLPERTVLYKHAARNSILPIVTVAAIATGTAMGGSVVIETVFNWPGMGREMVSAVNNNDYPLAMAAFFLMGSVVIIMNFVADLAYVYLDPRVEYE